A stretch of the Saprospiraceae bacterium genome encodes the following:
- a CDS encoding Crp/Fnr family transcriptional regulator: MAKKPLLDYFENHLPLNEEEKSIVENVFKERSIKRRQFILQDGDICKHNTFIVEGCFRMYLVDNKGKEHNLLFAVENWWIGDIGSFYSNKPSRLYIEALENSVILQVKKEDQLKLFVDYPKFNRIFRVLAENAVVSLQNRILQNISSTAEERYLEFLQRYPHFFNRISNVQIASYLGVTPEFLSTIRKRIAKS; encoded by the coding sequence ATGGCAAAAAAACCTTTATTAGACTACTTCGAAAATCATCTTCCGCTAAATGAAGAAGAAAAATCTATTGTCGAAAATGTTTTTAAAGAGCGTAGCATAAAACGGAGGCAGTTTATCCTTCAGGATGGCGATATATGCAAACACAATACATTCATCGTAGAAGGTTGCTTCCGGATGTATTTGGTTGACAACAAAGGTAAAGAACACAATTTGCTGTTTGCTGTTGAGAATTGGTGGATTGGAGACATTGGCAGCTTCTATTCAAATAAACCAAGCAGGCTTTATATTGAAGCTTTGGAGAACTCCGTTATTCTTCAAGTTAAAAAAGAAGACCAGCTGAAATTGTTTGTTGACTACCCGAAATTTAACCGAATTTTCAGGGTTCTTGCCGAAAATGCTGTAGTAAGCCTTCAGAACAGAATACTTCAAAACATCAGTTCTACAGCTGAGGAGCGCTATCTGGAATTCCTCCAGCGTTATCCTCATTTCTTTAATCGAATTTCAAATGTCCAAATCGCATCTTATCTAGGTGTAACTCCTGAATTCCTGAGCACTATCCGTAAGAGAATCGCTAAATCTTAA
- a CDS encoding NmrA/HSCARG family protein: MEKKIIAVVGATGLQGKGVVNALVKEGSFKVRAITRNPDKYKGNADEMVQGDLTSLESLTKAFKDAYGVFVVTNFWEGADEMAQGKLAVEAAKNAAVKHFVWSTLPNVEEISNVKYDVPHFTGKAKVDELVKNAGFANYTFVQPPFYFQNLTGQLAAQQQPDGSMGWTLPIDPAKKVIHMADINDLGKVVAGAFLNPRKVGKGSYLSLATEINSFNDVLEVFKANGRQYTFNQVPAEVFSSFFEGAGEIAQMLAYFEAHTYMGPNSDPQIEMAKEISTEPFTSLNEWIKQNIN, translated from the coding sequence ATGGAAAAGAAAATAATTGCTGTTGTTGGAGCAACCGGTTTGCAGGGAAAAGGAGTAGTAAATGCCTTAGTCAAAGAAGGTTCTTTTAAAGTGAGGGCTATTACGCGAAACCCAGATAAATATAAAGGTAATGCAGATGAAATGGTGCAGGGAGATTTAACTAGCCTTGAATCATTAACGAAAGCCTTTAAAGATGCGTACGGTGTATTTGTGGTAACCAATTTTTGGGAAGGAGCAGATGAGATGGCACAAGGAAAGCTAGCCGTAGAAGCCGCAAAAAATGCTGCTGTAAAACATTTTGTATGGTCTACTTTACCAAACGTAGAAGAGATAAGTAACGTTAAATATGATGTTCCTCATTTTACGGGGAAAGCAAAAGTTGATGAGTTAGTTAAAAATGCTGGTTTCGCCAATTACACATTTGTTCAGCCACCTTTTTATTTTCAAAATTTAACGGGGCAATTAGCGGCACAGCAACAACCAGACGGTTCTATGGGCTGGACATTGCCCATTGATCCTGCCAAGAAAGTAATTCATATGGCAGATATCAATGATCTGGGTAAGGTCGTGGCGGGAGCGTTTTTAAATCCAAGAAAAGTTGGTAAAGGAAGCTATTTGTCACTGGCTACTGAAATAAATAGTTTCAATGATGTTTTAGAAGTATTCAAAGCAAACGGTAGGCAATACACTTTTAACCAAGTCCCAGCAGAGGTATTTTCAAGCTTTTTTGAAGGCGCAGGGGAGATTGCGCAAATGCTCGCCTACTTTGAAGCTCACACCTACATGGGGCCCAATTCGGACCCGCAAATTGAAATGGCTAAAGAAATTTCAACAGAACCTTTTACATCTTTGAATGAATGGATTAAACAAAATATAAATTAA
- a CDS encoding nuclear transport factor 2 family protein — protein MKHQIIIQKLKQKLWKNKKNKKIETLLSTYEKSLNTSDAKLAQSLYTKDGIFMPTEAPSGIGSEGILKSYEYVFSQIQLNIKFFIEEIQVDENMAFAVTSSKGTTLIRATEVTIPEANRELFVFEKVNDEWKIARYMFNKTEPKK, from the coding sequence ATCAAGCATCAAATAATAATTCAAAAGTTAAAACAGAAATTATGGAAAAACAAGAAAAACAAAAAAATAGAAACGCTCCTTAGTACTTATGAAAAATCATTAAACACGTCTGATGCCAAATTAGCTCAATCTCTTTACACAAAGGATGGAATTTTCATGCCAACAGAAGCACCATCCGGCATTGGGTCGGAAGGCATTTTAAAATCATACGAGTATGTCTTTTCCCAGATACAACTCAACATTAAGTTCTTCATTGAAGAAATTCAGGTAGACGAAAACATGGCATTTGCAGTAACAAGCTCAAAGGGAACTACTCTGATTCGTGCTACAGAAGTCACTATACCTGAAGCGAATAGAGAACTATTTGTTTTTGAAAAAGTAAATGACGAATGGAAAATTGCCAGATACATGTTTAACAAAACTGAACCAAAAAAATAA
- a CDS encoding sodium:proton antiporter, protein MTTTIIISFCILLLIAYVFDLTSSKTKIPSVILLLLLGWTVRQLTVLLDAQLPDFSPILPVLGTIGLILIVLEGSLELELNKSKFGLIKKSFLGAFIPMIAMAFLLAFAFRYFGNFGLKDCLTNAIPFCVISSAIAIPSVRNLSSHNKEFVIYESSLSDILGVLIFNFLALNETIDRFSFENFGLQLLIIIFVSFIATIGLSFLLSKIEHHIKFVPIILLVVLIYAVSKFYHLPGLIFILIFGLSIGNLDELKRFKWIEKFKPDELNTEVIKFKELTIEGAFLIRALFFLLFGYLIETSEVLNADTFIWALAIVFLIFTFRTIQLKLSNLPLQPLLFVAPRGLITILLFLSIEPTHTISLVNQSLIIQVIILTALMMMFGLMANKPQTNN, encoded by the coding sequence ATGACAACAACAATAATTATATCATTTTGCATTCTTCTTCTCATTGCCTATGTGTTTGACCTAACATCTTCCAAAACGAAAATTCCTTCTGTTATTCTTCTATTACTTTTAGGGTGGACCGTAAGACAACTTACTGTATTGCTTGACGCTCAACTTCCTGATTTTTCCCCCATTCTTCCTGTTTTAGGAACTATCGGACTTATTCTTATAGTGCTTGAAGGCTCCCTAGAACTTGAGCTCAATAAATCTAAGTTTGGACTAATTAAAAAATCATTTCTCGGTGCATTTATTCCAATGATTGCGATGGCATTTTTGCTTGCTTTTGCATTTAGGTATTTTGGCAATTTTGGACTAAAAGACTGTCTGACTAATGCAATTCCGTTTTGTGTAATAAGTAGTGCTATTGCAATTCCAAGTGTTAGAAATCTTTCATCTCACAACAAAGAGTTTGTAATTTATGAAAGTAGTTTGTCCGACATATTGGGCGTTCTCATTTTCAACTTCCTTGCACTAAACGAAACTATTGATAGATTTTCATTTGAGAATTTTGGCTTACAGCTTCTCATTATCATTTTCGTTTCTTTCATAGCAACCATTGGACTTTCGTTCCTATTAAGCAAAATTGAACACCATATAAAGTTTGTTCCAATCATTCTACTTGTGGTATTGATTTATGCAGTTTCAAAATTCTATCATCTTCCTGGACTGATTTTCATTTTGATTTTTGGTTTATCAATCGGTAATCTAGACGAGTTGAAACGATTTAAGTGGATAGAGAAATTCAAACCGGACGAGTTAAATACTGAGGTAATCAAATTCAAAGAGTTGACCATTGAAGGGGCATTTTTGATAAGAGCATTATTCTTTTTGTTGTTTGGCTATTTAATTGAAACCAGTGAAGTGTTGAACGCTGATACATTTATTTGGGCTTTAGCAATTGTATTTTTAATCTTCACTTTCCGGACTATACAACTCAAACTTTCTAATCTTCCTTTACAACCATTATTGTTTGTTGCTCCGAGAGGACTAATTACCATTTTACTATTTCTTTCCATAGAACCGACACATACTATTTCGCTGGTAAATCAGTCGCTTATTATTCAGGTAATCATTCTGACAGCATTAATGATGATGTTTGGATTAATGGCTAATAAACCTCAAACTAATAATTAA
- the blaOXA gene encoding class D beta-lactamase, protein MNFGVSYIVQYWKHIFYSVNASILNSNNACRNNMMTVKQTILVLALLSFGLTDCKHKQTTEIRNEFKKYYDQFNVEGSLVLYDPQSDKFVFYNQDQSEQIFSPASTFKICNSLIGLETGVIKDEHFVIQWDSVVRNPVWDTDHDLMTAFANSTVWYYQELARRVGGEKIKYWLDKVNYGNADTSGGIDQFWLTGGLRITPKQQINFLQRLHDNQLPFSKRSVDIVKNIMITKDTLDYIIRGKTGWGGHGNKDVGWYVGYVETKDNVYYFTNCIQIESEKLNDINHAISFDNARTEIVYKVLDSLKLLGK, encoded by the coding sequence ATGAACTTTGGTGTTTCGTATATTGTGCAATATTGGAAGCACATATTCTACTCCGTAAATGCCAGCATTTTAAACTCGAATAACGCTTGCCGCAACAATATGATGACAGTAAAACAGACCATATTAGTATTGGCTTTATTATCCTTCGGACTAACAGACTGTAAACATAAACAGACGACTGAAATTCGCAATGAATTTAAAAAGTATTATGACCAGTTTAATGTTGAAGGTTCTTTAGTGCTTTACGACCCACAATCAGACAAGTTTGTTTTTTACAACCAAGATCAATCCGAACAGATTTTTTCACCTGCCTCTACATTTAAAATTTGTAATTCACTTATCGGACTGGAGACAGGTGTGATTAAAGACGAACACTTTGTAATTCAATGGGATAGTGTAGTAAGAAATCCAGTATGGGATACAGATCACGACTTGATGACAGCATTTGCCAACTCTACCGTTTGGTATTATCAAGAGCTTGCAAGACGTGTTGGTGGTGAAAAAATAAAGTACTGGCTTGACAAAGTTAACTATGGCAATGCTGACACCTCTGGTGGTATTGACCAGTTTTGGTTAACAGGTGGACTGCGAATTACACCGAAACAACAAATTAACTTTCTCCAACGTCTTCATGATAATCAACTTCCCTTTTCCAAGCGTTCGGTTGATATTGTTAAAAACATAATGATTACAAAAGATACATTAGATTACATTATAAGAGGCAAAACTGGTTGGGGTGGACATGGCAACAAAGACGTTGGTTGGTATGTCGGCTATGTAGAAACGAAGGACAATGTTTATTATTTCACTAATTGTATTCAAATAGAAAGCGAAAAATTAAATGATATTAATCATGCAATTAGTTTTGACAACGCAAGGACAGAAATTGTTTATAAAGTTCTTGACAGCCTCAAATTGTTAGGAAAATGA
- a CDS encoding GNAT family N-acetyltransferase: MTKMNSTTFPILKTERLTLRQLSIDDKLDIFALLSDPGVNKYLNRQPCHTVEDAIIFINKVNDNIEKNGTYYWAITLTDSKTLLGTICLFDFSSEKSSCEIGYELMTKFQGNGYMKEALKKVIDYVFQTLKVKKILAFTHCENQNSTSLLMKLNFVKSIIPDKENPSLNMFTLTHIDSQQEIKTN; the protein is encoded by the coding sequence ATGACAAAAATGAATTCCACAACTTTCCCAATTTTGAAAACCGAAAGATTAACACTCAGACAATTATCAATTGACGACAAACTGGATATTTTTGCTTTGCTTTCTGATCCAGGAGTAAACAAATATCTTAACAGACAACCCTGTCATACAGTCGAAGATGCTATAATTTTTATCAACAAGGTCAATGATAATATAGAAAAAAACGGTACTTATTATTGGGCGATTACCTTGACGGATTCAAAAACCCTTTTAGGAACAATTTGCCTATTTGACTTTTCAAGCGAAAAATCTAGTTGTGAAATCGGATACGAACTAATGACGAAATTTCAAGGAAATGGATACATGAAGGAAGCATTAAAAAAAGTAATTGACTACGTGTTTCAGACTTTAAAGGTCAAAAAAATACTTGCCTTTACACATTGCGAGAATCAGAATTCTACAAGCCTTCTTATGAAATTAAATTTTGTAAAATCTATTATACCAGACAAGGAAAATCCCAGTTTAAATATGTTCACTTTGACACATATTGATAGTCAACAAGAAATCAAAACCAATTAA
- a CDS encoding dihydrofolate reductase: MSKIIFDSGISLDGFFAGENRSPKNPMGGVSGQIHSWMFNQKAFWEYLGFEGGKEDGADGKYIKETIARTGAFIMGKRMFEEGEEVWPNDLYKADVFVLTHEIREPWVQEGTTIFYFINDGIDSALDKARQSAKGKDIRIQGGANTIQQFLNAGLIDEFFIHIAPVFLGSGIRLFDGIDKDKYDLQITEVIPSDLTTHLRYKLTKK, translated from the coding sequence ATGAGTAAAATTATCTTTGACAGCGGAATATCACTTGACGGTTTTTTCGCGGGAGAGAACAGAAGCCCTAAAAATCCAATGGGTGGAGTTTCAGGACAAATCCACTCGTGGATGTTTAATCAAAAAGCGTTTTGGGAATACCTTGGGTTTGAAGGAGGAAAAGAAGACGGTGCAGACGGAAAATACATTAAAGAAACGATTGCAAGAACAGGTGCATTCATAATGGGTAAACGAATGTTTGAAGAAGGCGAGGAGGTTTGGCCAAATGACCTATACAAGGCTGACGTATTTGTATTAACTCACGAAATACGTGAACCATGGGTACAGGAAGGAACGACAATATTTTACTTTATAAACGATGGAATAGATAGTGCTTTGGACAAAGCAAGACAATCGGCAAAAGGCAAGGACATTAGAATACAAGGAGGTGCAAATACAATCCAACAGTTTTTGAATGCCGGACTAATTGACGAGTTTTTTATTCATATTGCACCCGTTTTTTTAGGTAGCGGTATTCGTCTTTTTGATGGCATTGACAAAGACAAATACGACTTACAAATTACAGAAGTCATACCATCCGACTTGACAACTCATTTAAGATACAAATTGACCAAAAAATAA
- a CDS encoding erythromycin esterase family protein encodes MQFVFSNMKEALQNCKLEISINFSIKYEHECIEIPTSPSCNTLQSISYLRVRTIALLLSCIYYSLDIYGQVELVSNNANLINPPYLKDYLNKPALNSRLIGLGEATHGTKEFTEIKSDIVKILVLQYGYKNFILEAGYIDCIKINEFIQNKNDDSLNLFKGLPWPWATTEFYDLIKWMRQYNIHSTKDEYIHFYGSDVGNHASVRFYKNQFANPTTNLFIENLIKIYADTLKTPNQKIAMLKVQSKAFPKLPNFTDSMKMKNILESLHFLLLRGGERYKFREITFADLTIAIIDHLSSKEKFILWAHNTHIAKFSDSRKTVAYFLNKRYSAHYTNFIFEFNKGGFRAVDTDSNRYQNNIFKFTNFNVNSDFNKIGSRIIPDSLNYMILDVKSPFNKNLVPKYFYINSIGAVYSKDLAKKKPALYREKIYRNKSCDYLIVVNQTNASSNYFE; translated from the coding sequence ATGCAATTTGTGTTTTCTAATATGAAGGAAGCATTACAAAATTGTAAACTTGAAATTTCAATAAACTTTAGTATTAAATATGAACATGAGTGCATTGAAATCCCCACTTCGCCAAGCTGCAATACCCTTCAATCAATTTCATATCTGCGCGTGAGAACAATCGCACTACTATTAAGCTGCATTTATTATTCATTAGATATTTATGGACAAGTTGAATTAGTTTCAAATAATGCTAATCTAATTAACCCGCCCTATTTAAAAGATTACTTGAATAAACCTGCCCTAAATTCCAGGTTAATCGGATTAGGGGAGGCAACTCATGGGACGAAGGAGTTTACTGAGATAAAATCAGATATTGTAAAGATTCTGGTTCTCCAATATGGTTACAAAAATTTTATACTAGAAGCCGGATATATAGATTGCATTAAAATAAATGAATTCATACAAAACAAAAATGACGATTCGCTAAATTTATTTAAAGGATTACCATGGCCATGGGCCACAACCGAATTTTACGATTTAATTAAATGGATGCGGCAATATAATATCCATTCAACCAAGGATGAATACATACATTTCTATGGATCCGATGTAGGAAATCATGCGTCAGTTAGATTTTACAAGAATCAATTTGCAAACCCAACTACCAATCTATTTATTGAAAATTTAATAAAAATCTATGCTGATACACTTAAAACTCCAAACCAGAAAATAGCTATGCTTAAGGTACAAAGCAAGGCATTCCCCAAATTACCGAACTTTACAGATTCAATGAAAATGAAAAATATTCTGGAATCCTTGCATTTTCTTTTACTCCGAGGCGGAGAAAGATATAAGTTCAGAGAAATTACCTTTGCAGATTTAACCATTGCAATCATAGATCACTTGTCATCCAAAGAGAAGTTTATCCTATGGGCACATAATACGCATATTGCTAAATTTAGTGATTCTCGCAAAACAGTAGCTTACTTTTTAAACAAACGCTATTCAGCACATTATACCAATTTTATATTTGAATTCAATAAAGGAGGTTTTAGAGCTGTTGATACTGATTCAAATCGGTATCAAAACAATATATTCAAGTTCACAAATTTTAATGTTAATTCCGACTTTAACAAAATTGGTTCAAGAATAATTCCCGATTCATTAAATTATATGATCCTTGATGTTAAATCTCCATTTAACAAGAATCTTGTTCCAAAATATTTTTATATAAATTCAATTGGTGCTGTTTATAGCAAGGATTTAGCAAAAAAGAAGCCAGCATTATATAGAGAAAAGATTTATCGCAATAAATCATGTGATTATTTAATTGTAGTAAATCAAACAAATGCCTCCAGCAATTATTTTGAATAA
- a CDS encoding SRPBCC family protein — MAFYQLIKKQKLPVTINVIWDFISAPDNLKEITPEYMGFIITSNSATEKMYPGMIITYKVSPLLGIKLNWMTEITHMKDCEYFVDEQRIGPYKMWHHQHKIEPIEGGVLMTDIVTYQPPLGILGAIANSLFIKKQLQAIFDYRTMALEKRFGKFI; from the coding sequence ATGGCATTTTATCAATTAATCAAAAAACAAAAATTACCTGTCACCATCAATGTCATTTGGGACTTTATATCTGCACCGGATAATTTAAAGGAAATCACACCCGAGTACATGGGCTTTATTATTACGAGTAATTCAGCAACAGAAAAAATGTATCCGGGCATGATAATCACATACAAAGTAAGCCCCTTGTTGGGAATTAAATTAAACTGGATGACAGAAATTACGCACATGAAAGACTGCGAATATTTTGTGGATGAACAAAGGATTGGTCCATACAAAATGTGGCATCATCAGCACAAAATCGAACCCATTGAAGGCGGTGTATTAATGACAGATATTGTTACTTATCAACCACCATTGGGTATATTGGGTGCGATTGCTAATTCACTGTTTATAAAAAAGCAATTGCAAGCTATTTTTGACTACAGAACTATGGCTTTAGAAAAAAGATTCGGTAAATTTATTTAA
- a CDS encoding DUF2867 domain-containing protein: MNEIVCESWLDFKIDENNLLKQTPAFRPIELLGRFYWYSVLRFMD, from the coding sequence ATGAATGAAATTGTATGTGAATCCTGGTTAGATTTTAAAATCGATGAAAATAATCTGCTTAAACAAACACCAGCCTTTCGACCGATTGAATTATTGGGTAGATTTTATTGGTATTCAGTTCTTCGTTTCATGGATTGA
- a CDS encoding aldo/keto reductase — translation MKQTTTLGHSTLQINRIGLGCMGMSEFYGSFNEEESIKTLHKAIELGVNFFDTADMYGWGANEQLVGKAFKGRWDDVILATKFAVMRGPKGEYLGLNCKPEYIRQACEKSLHNLGVETIDLYYMHRQDRKVEIEEIVGTMSDLVKQGKIKHLGICEANVEMIRRAHAVHPLAAVQNEYSLWSREPEQEILAVCQELGITFVAYSPLGRGFLTGAIKSRVDLEPSDWRLTLPRFTDEAIKENLKFVAVVEQIAQDKKVTKAQVALAWVLSQNDEIVTIPGTRKVHRLEENLAAFNVELTTTDLAIIQNSLPSQTIGNRY, via the coding sequence ATGAAGCAAACAACAACATTAGGACATAGTACGCTACAAATTAATAGAATTGGACTTGGCTGTATGGGTATGTCAGAGTTTTATGGATCTTTTAACGAAGAAGAATCCATTAAAACTTTACATAAAGCCATTGAATTGGGAGTAAATTTTTTTGACACAGCCGACATGTATGGTTGGGGAGCCAATGAACAACTAGTAGGAAAAGCATTTAAAGGACGGTGGGATGATGTAATTTTAGCGACCAAATTTGCTGTAATGCGTGGACCTAAGGGCGAATATCTTGGGCTTAACTGCAAACCAGAATACATAAGACAAGCTTGCGAAAAAAGTCTTCATAATTTGGGAGTTGAAACTATTGATTTGTATTACATGCACCGGCAAGACCGGAAAGTAGAAATTGAAGAAATTGTTGGCACAATGAGTGATTTAGTAAAACAGGGAAAAATAAAACATTTAGGCATTTGTGAAGCCAACGTAGAAATGATTCGTCGGGCGCATGCTGTTCACCCACTGGCAGCCGTCCAAAACGAATATTCATTGTGGAGCCGCGAACCTGAACAAGAAATTTTGGCTGTGTGTCAGGAACTCGGAATCACTTTTGTTGCATATAGTCCTCTTGGACGAGGGTTCTTAACGGGAGCAATCAAAAGTCGGGTAGATTTGGAACCAAGTGATTGGCGTCTTACACTTCCTCGCTTTACAGACGAAGCGATAAAGGAAAATCTAAAATTTGTAGCGGTTGTGGAGCAAATTGCACAAGACAAAAAAGTTACCAAAGCTCAAGTCGCTCTTGCCTGGGTTCTTAGTCAAAACGATGAAATTGTGACGATTCCAGGTACTAGGAAAGTTCATCGTCTTGAAGAGAATTTAGCTGCCTTTAATGTGGAATTAACAACTACTGATTTGGCTATAATTCAAAATTCTCTGCCATCACAAACAATTGGAAATCGTTATTAA
- a CDS encoding SDR family NAD(P)-dependent oxidoreductase, whose amino-acid sequence MKLSNNKILVTGGASGIGLGLTERFIQENNTVIICGRREATLQEVKDKFPSVITKVCDLSLEADRFELYNWVSEHHPDLNVLVNNAGIQNWMNISDSDFYSKSINEININVVAPIHLTTQFINLNNLDTIINVTSGLAFVQLSKVPVYCATKASLHSFTLSLRHMLKDKNIEVIEMIPPALNTDLGGKGLHDGQPPVSAFINAVFQQMKEGKTELTFGFSEVMAKATPDIINATFNKMNP is encoded by the coding sequence ATGAAATTATCAAACAACAAAATTTTAGTCACAGGCGGTGCAAGCGGTATTGGTTTAGGACTTACCGAGCGATTTATCCAGGAGAACAATACTGTGATAATCTGCGGCAGACGAGAAGCTACATTGCAAGAAGTAAAAGACAAATTTCCCTCTGTAATTACTAAAGTTTGCGACTTATCTTTAGAAGCTGATCGGTTTGAACTTTATAATTGGGTATCAGAGCATCATCCTGACCTGAATGTACTTGTAAATAACGCAGGCATTCAAAATTGGATGAACATCTCTGACAGTGACTTCTATTCCAAATCGATCAATGAGATTAATATAAATGTGGTAGCTCCAATTCACTTGACAACTCAATTTATTAATTTAAATAATTTGGATACTATTATCAACGTGACATCCGGTTTAGCATTCGTTCAACTTTCCAAAGTCCCTGTTTATTGTGCAACAAAAGCATCTCTTCATTCATTTACACTTTCATTACGACACATGTTGAAGGATAAAAATATTGAAGTAATTGAAATGATACCACCAGCTTTAAATACAGACCTTGGCGGTAAAGGTTTACACGATGGTCAACCACCTGTTTCAGCTTTTATTAATGCAGTTTTCCAACAAATGAAAGAAGGCAAAACAGAATTGACCTTTGGATTTAGTGAAGTTATGGCAAAAGCAACACCAGATATTATCAATGCAACTTTCAATAAAATGAACCCATGA
- a CDS encoding tryptophan-rich sensory protein translates to MSKLQIIKLIVSIIVPLGLGSIAGIFTAQSVPEWYATLNRPSFNPPNWIFGPVWTMLYILMGISLFMIWKQDMSKERNLAILVFMLQLLLNFGWSFIFFYFNMIGFALIEIILLWISILFMLLLFYKIKPIAAYINIPYLLWVSFATVLNGSYYFLNRG, encoded by the coding sequence ATGAGCAAATTGCAAATTATAAAACTTATAGTATCCATAATAGTTCCTTTAGGCCTTGGCAGTATAGCAGGAATATTTACAGCTCAATCAGTACCTGAATGGTATGCAACCTTAAACAGGCCTTCGTTCAATCCTCCAAACTGGATATTTGGACCAGTTTGGACAATGCTATACATTTTAATGGGTATCTCATTATTCATGATTTGGAAACAAGATATGAGCAAAGAACGCAACTTGGCCATTTTAGTCTTTATGCTTCAATTGCTCCTTAATTTTGGATGGAGTTTTATCTTTTTCTATTTCAATATGATAGGTTTTGCATTGATTGAAATTATTTTATTGTGGATTAGTATTTTATTTATGCTTTTGTTGTTTTACAAAATCAAACCAATAGCTGCTTATATTAATATACCCTATTTATTATGGGTAAGTTTTGCAACCGTGCTTAATGGAAGTTATTACTTTCTCAACAGAGGCTGA
- a CDS encoding GNAT family N-acetyltransferase translates to MKIIEITFDDFTITTDRSKMDLVEIHDFLSKYSGWSDNIPFDNVVTSINNSLNFGLFHKDKQIGFARIISDFSTIAYLGDIYILDNYRGQGLSKKLMDAVMSHPNLQGLRRWILLTSTADWLYEKYGFTKLPKPELYMELFNPNVYKSDIQKT, encoded by the coding sequence ATGAAAATAATCGAAATCACTTTTGACGACTTTACAATTACGACAGACAGATCAAAAATGGATCTTGTTGAAATCCACGATTTCCTATCAAAATACTCAGGCTGGAGTGATAATATTCCATTCGACAACGTAGTAACTTCTATTAACAATTCCCTTAACTTTGGTTTATTTCATAAAGACAAACAAATTGGGTTTGCAAGAATCATATCTGACTTTTCAACTATAGCATATTTAGGCGACATATATATATTGGACAATTATCGTGGACAAGGACTCTCTAAGAAACTAATGGACGCAGTAATGAGTCATCCAAACTTACAAGGATTAAGGCGGTGGATTTTATTAACATCGACAGCAGATTGGCTTTATGAAAAATATGGATTTACTAAATTACCCAAACCTGAATTATATATGGAGCTATTTAATCCAAACGTTTACAAATCTGACATACAAAAAACATGA